gtcgtgttagactctttgcaaccccatggactgtaacttgcttgactcttctgtccatgggattctcccagcaagagtaatggagtgggttgccatttcctcctccagggatcccagggattgaacccagggatgTATCcagtggctcctgcactggcaagcagattcactactgctgagccacctggggagtcccATCATTCAGTAGGCAAATACAAATTAGAAGCATAGAGAGACCCATATATGTCACTGGAGTGGATTAGATTTTAGAAGTGTCACCATACTACATGTTGATAAGGATGTGGACCAGTTGAACCCTGACAGTGGCAAGAAAGGCCATAACCATGATGAAGAACTTTTTggtaatttcttataaaattaaaactcttGTATCTTATAATCCAGCAATTAAGTTCCTAGACATTTACTCAAGTGAAATAAAGAGGCAAGTCCAAATACTTTTACACAAATGCTGATAACTgttttattcataacagccaaaactGGAAACCCAAATTTCTACCAACAGATGAATAATAAATGATGTTCACCTTCACccatacaatggaacactactgACAAACAGCTCTGGAAATACAGAGCTACTTGGTTTAGTCTTTAAAACATGGCAAAGAGGAAGAAGTCAGACACACAGGATTACATGCCATATGAATCCATTTATGTGAAGTCCTGCAACAGGCAGAATGAATACATACTAACAAAGTGTTTACTTGGGCCTGGAGTGGGACCTGGGAAAGGGCAAAATGGAACATTTTTTGGGTGACAGAAGTGTTTTTCTTGTGATGATGGTTACACATGTATATGGATTTGCCAAAattctgtacacttaaaatgggtgtGTTACTATATGGCAACTAGACCTCAAACAAAGTTGGTTTAAATGGTCTGGTAGTATGTTTCTATACCATTTGAAACATCTGTTACGGGTGAGTTTTCCAACAATGGAGTACTATATGCTACTCACTCAAGACTTCTAGAGTTGCTGGAATTTAGGAACTCAAGATATGCCCTCATGGGCAGTACATTCTGACAGCATTTCAAAACCGGTTCATGTTCAGATAAAAGAAATTCAGATGCAACAACTAACAGTTCTGCTAGACAGTTATCCACTGTGTGATATAACTCACCTGCTGTAGATCAGAGAGGGATCCTCCAGGCCTCCTGTTTCTCCAGAGTCCCTCCCAGACCACCCTCTTCTCTAGGTGACAAGTGTCTACTTGTCCAGTTCACTGTCACCTCCTCCTTGAAGCCGCCTTACATCTCCACACCAAACTAGCTGCCTCCTGACCTACACCCCTGCACAATTGGAAACATACTTCAACTCCAACACTGAACTCAGCCTGCCATGACCTTTTTGCCTGCCCCATCAGACTATGGATCACTTCAGGACAGATGGTGTCTTATTCACCCTGGTTTCCAAGTATTTAGCACTGGTCCTTTGATCAATACATTTTCAAATCAGTGACGAAGTGAGCTGGAGAACAGGGAGAGGGGGAAGAAGTTGGGCTCAATCATGGAATTATTAGGACAGAAGAAAGTCATGAAGTGTATCAGGACTGTGTGCCCTCTGAATGAATTAGAGATACACAGAATACTAGGTGAAGAtgagcgccccccacccccctgcagcCCCCCAAGTGAGCGGACAGTCATTCACAGACAAACTCTGGAGGCAAAACATACAAGAGGCCAGTCTCACTCTGGCTACTGCCTGCAAGTGTCGAAGGCATTATGAACAGAGACGTCAGCAGGGCCAAGAGGAGGTATTTCCAGTAGACCAGCAGACTACACTgtcacaaaacaaaaaagcaatgaccaaaaaaaaaaaaattttttttaatgttttaaataacaGTGTAGAGAGGACAAAGCAAGAGAAGTGCCAAGTGCACACTTGGCTGTGCTTTTTATTGCCCTGCTCCAGATTCCAGGGACACACAAATCAGTGAGATACACTCACAGTCCTTAACAATGAGACAGCACAGACAACAATCAGAGCAAGCACAGTAATAAGAGGCAAATGGCTACCGAGGATCAGAAGCAGCAGAGGGGTAGCGGGCTGAGCCCAACACGCAGCTTGGGATGGGTCTTGACTCATGACAGGTCATGAGCCAGATGAGAGGGAGCACTTGGTCCTTGGCTGGGAGGCAGGAGCGCCCGGATGAGGGGGCATGTCTAGCAGTTGGTGCTACCTCTGTGACCTGGAGTGAACTGGGGGCAGATGAACCTCCAGAAAGCCTTTGGATGCAGGGCGGGGAGTTCGGAATTTTTCCTAAGGACCACAGAGAACCAAGTTGTGGTTTTAGGTAAGAAAGTATCTTTCTCTAGCTTGCCTTTCTGACAGATCAAAAATGGCTGAGGAACACTCTTTTAAAGTTATACAATTAGATACATAACTCTGCTTTAAAAGGGATTTAACTCAAGGGTGAATTGTTATTGTGCAGTGGAATAGAATCTTCGCCTGAGGCCAAgctcctccctcccacacccACAGCTCTCCCATAACTGGTCCAGCTCCATGTCAGCTGTCCAATTGTGTGGCTCTTCTGCAAGCAGGTTCTCCCAACGGAGGACAGCAGGCCCCACTGCGACCAAGTGAGAGGTGGCAGCCCTGCCCATCCATGACCCTGGAAAATGCTGACTCCTCCAAAGCCTCATGAGTCAGGGcccctgccactgtttccagcaTCACTAAGTGAGCCAGAGGATAATTAGAAGTCTGTGTGCCCCCCCAGGCCTCCACACGTCTCCCCGAAGTGAACGGCTGTCTGACTCAAGGGAAGGCCCTCCTGGGGAGCCTCTTGACTGCTTTTAAagtctgggggtggggtgaaCTCTTTCCCATACTGACTACACTCGTAGAGTTTCTCTTCAGTGTGGATCTTCTGGTGCTGAAGGAAGTTTGACCTCTGAATGAAGCCTTTCCCACAATAACTGCACAcgtagggtttctctccagtgtgaataaTCTGGTGCAAGAGGAGCTTGGAGCTCTGAATAAAGGCTTTCCCGCAGTCCTTGCACTCGAAGGGCCTGTCCCCAGAGTGGATCTTCTGGTGCTCGGTGAGGTGTGCTTTCTGGAGAAAGGCTTTCCCACACTCCTTGCACTCGTACACCCTCTCCCCGGTGTGGATCTTCTGGTGTCGAATAAGGTAGGAACTCAGGAAGAAGGCCTTCCCACACTCGTTGCACTCATAGAGCTTCTCCCCGGTGTGGATCCTCTGGTGCTGCGTGAAGTTGGACGTCTGGCTGAAGCGCTTCCCACACTCGTTGCAGACGTATGGCCGCTCCCCGGTGTGAATGCGCTGGTGCTGGATGAGCTTCGAGCTCCGGATGAAGGCCTTGCCGCACTCGTTGCACTCGAAGGGCCGCTCCCCAGTGTGGATCCTCTGGTGCTCGATGAGGTCTGAGCGGTGGCGGAAGGCCTTGCCACAGTCCTGGCACTCGTACTGCCTCACCTCCGTGTGGACCTGGAAGTGCCGGATGAGGCTGGAGCTCCGGATGAAGGCCTTGCCGCACTCGTTGCACTCGTACGGCCGCTCCCCTGTGTGGATCCTCTGGTGCCGGATGAGCAATGAGCTCTGGCTGAAGCCCTTCCCGCACTCCTTGCACTCAAAGGGCCTCTCGCGGGTGTGGACCCGCTGGTGGCGGATCAGGTCTGAGCTGTGACAGAATGCCTTCCCACACTGAGCGCACTTGAAGGGCCTTTCTCCCGTGTGTACTTTCTGATGCTCCAGGAGATCCGTGTAGAGAACGAAGTCCTTGCCACACGCGTTACACACGTACAGCCTCTCCCCACCATGAGCATGCTGATGCTCCACCAGGTGGGAGCTCTGGCTGAAGCCTTTCCCGCACTCGTCACACCTGTGAGCTTTCTCCCCAGCATGAGAAGCTTGATGTCTGGCCAGGCCCGGGTTGAACGGGAAGCTGCCACAGGCCTCGTGCTGGGGGGCCTCCCCCTCGATCAACTCTCTCTGAAGCAGGAGGAGGTCTGTGCTCAGGAGAGGGCTCCCCTCAGACTTACTCCCCGCCTGTGCTGCCTCTGCCGTTTGGATCTTCCAGTGGGTGACCGTCACCTGCTGGAAACCCCCTTCCTGTGAGGTGCAGCTCCGCAGGCTCTGTGCATCCAGGTTTCCTAAAAGCCTCCCGAGTCTGGGGTCAGGGCCCCTCCCAGACGTGGGGGCAGTGAGCTCCATCACTGGGAGGGCTTCAGACACTGCCTTCTGCAGATTCCCACGCCCAGAAACCCAGGCTCCGAGTCCCCTTCTGGTCACCAGtcagcatctgaaataaataaGAGTAAGATCATCTTTCCCCTTCATTACGAGATGGGAATCTGCTGGAGCAGATGGGGTGAATTGTGCACCTGGAGCAGCAGAGAGACGTGCCCCCTGCCCACAGCCCCACTCAGCACAGGGCTTGGCTCAGCCCGCTGGCCTCTCCACTGGTGTAGGGGGCTCCACCACCCAACACCAGTTTCAGGGGACAGATGAGCTGATGGGCAGGGATGGGTCTGGACTCCACTCAAAGTCAAGACATGTTTCCTAAGAAACACAGAAAGACTGCTCCAACCCCCACTCAGCCGCGTTCTGCCCAGCTGAGACGCTGGATGGGTGAGACTCACACGAGCTCTGGCCTGTTAACCCCGctcccctgccctctccttcctccaccacATGTGCCCTCGGGGCAAAGCTCAGCCTGCTTCCTGATGGGTGTCTCTGTTCCTGCTGCCAGAGCTCTCACGTTGGTAACCACCTGCCCGACGGGCCCTGGGGGCTGCCAGCAGCTCCCACACCTGGCTAACTCCCCCGTGAGACCATCTCCTGGCTTCTCCTCTCAAGAGTCCAACAGCACTCCCCACCCCAGGGATGATGGCCTTGTGGCTTCttccaatgagaaaacagaagcaatgagaTGAGGACACCCACTTTCTCCCACATTTACCACACTACCAGTGTTGGCGCCCACACCTCACCCACCCTCTGTACTGGGTTAAATGTCCTCCATGGAATCCGAGGTAAACGCGTCCACCTGTGCACCCTGCGCCcgcccagcagcagagtctgggGTGGGAATGGTCACCACAGCACCATGCAGTTACCAGAACATCCATCAGCAGAAGAGAGGGCCAACTGAGGTGTCCTCCAGCAAGGAGGGCAACCCTGCACCAGAGCACAGGTGGACCTCCCGGGGTGATACCGAGCTACTTCCTACTTCCTGATCCTACTTTCTGATCCTACTTCCGCAGAGTTCAGACCCAGACAAAGCTGGCCATGGTGGGAAATTCGAGTCACGGATGGTCTTTAGGAAGAAGATGGTGATTGCGAGTACAGGGGGGCCATGCTGCTCAGGTGTGTCTGCCATGG
Above is a window of Bos javanicus breed banteng chromosome 14, ARS-OSU_banteng_1.0, whole genome shotgun sequence DNA encoding:
- the ZNF623 gene encoding zinc finger protein 623, whose translation is MELTAPTSGRGPDPRLGRLLGNLDAQSLRSCTSQEGGFQQVTVTHWKIQTAEAAQAGSKSEGSPLLSTDLLLLQRELIEGEAPQHEACGSFPFNPGLARHQASHAGEKAHRCDECGKGFSQSSHLVEHQHAHGGERLYVCNACGKDFVLYTDLLEHQKVHTGERPFKCAQCGKAFCHSSDLIRHQRVHTRERPFECKECGKGFSQSSLLIRHQRIHTGERPYECNECGKAFIRSSSLIRHFQVHTEVRQYECQDCGKAFRHRSDLIEHQRIHTGERPFECNECGKAFIRSSKLIQHQRIHTGERPYVCNECGKRFSQTSNFTQHQRIHTGEKLYECNECGKAFFLSSYLIRHQKIHTGERVYECKECGKAFLQKAHLTEHQKIHSGDRPFECKDCGKAFIQSSKLLLHQIIHTGEKPYVCSYCGKGFIQRSNFLQHQKIHTEEKLYECSQYGKEFTPPPDFKSSQEAPQEGLPLSQTAVHFGETCGGLGGHTDF